The genomic stretch ATCGTGCTCCAGCTCATCGAGGCGGGCGAGCGCCGCTCGGGGATTGTCCGTGTCGACGAGGTCCTTGCGAAGATCTTCTCTCGTGAGCCCCGTGACCTCCATCAGCCCGGTCTCTTCCAGCGGATCGAGGAGAGCGCGGAGAGCGGTTCCGGCCCGCTCTCGGCGCACCTCCGGATCATCGATCTTGAGCGTTGCGCGGAGGGCCAAGAGCTGCGCTCCCAGGCGGAACTCCCGGGCCATCTCATCCCGACTATGGCCACGGCTCGTCTCCCAAGCTTTGTCTTCCCATGGGTTCTCAGCTTCGGTCAGGCTGCTCGGCAAGCTCGAGCCGCCGGCGATGGCGGCCACCAAGTCCTCGGCATTGGGAGGCTCTCCGTCTCCGTCCGACGACCACGGTGCCACCGAGGTCCAAAACAGCGCCACCAGCAGCGCCGTCGCGGCCAGCGGCAGCGAGGTGTACCAGAACCAGGAGCGTCCCCCCGGGTTCGAGCCGCCCTCTCCCGCGGAGCCGTCCTGAGGCGGCGTGGCCAATCCCTCCACCTCCAGCTCGTCCGCCACCGCCGCCGCCGCCGCCACGGTCTCGAAGCAGGCCTCGCAGGTGTCCAGGTGCGCGACGATGCGCGCGCGTTCCTCTGGACTCACCGCGCCGTCGACAAAGGCGGCGAGATCCTCCGGGGAGGAGCAGAAAGTCTTCACATCCGACACGAGATCACTCCAGGAAAAATCAACACAAGTCTACGGCGGCTCAGTGGATGAGACGGACACGTTTCGCATTCTTCATCCGGAGATTGGCATTCATCAATGATCTTCATGATCGAGATCCTCCCGGATCGCTCTCGGATCGAGGCCTTGCCGCTCCATCTCCGCGGCCAGCTCCCGCTTCAATCGGTCGATGCGGGTGTAGAGCCGGCGCTGCGGAATGTCCAGCATGCGGGCGATGCGGGCCACGGTCAGTCCCTGGTCGAAGCGGAGGCGCAGGATCAGGCGGTCCTTCTTGGGCAATTTCCTCCGCGCTTGCGCCAAGGCCTCCTCGGCCTTCAGCAGCCGCTGCCGCCGCTCGGCGTCGGTGGCGTCTTCCTCCGGGCTCGCATCGTCGGCCAGC from Acidobacteriota bacterium encodes the following:
- a CDS encoding zf-HC2 domain-containing protein; this translates as MSDVKTFCSSPEDLAAFVDGAVSPEERARIVAHLDTCEACFETVAAAAAVADELEVEGLATPPQDGSAGEGGSNPGGRSWFWYTSLPLAATALLVALFWTSVAPWSSDGDGEPPNAEDLVAAIAGGSSLPSSLTEAENPWEDKAWETSRGHSRDEMAREFRLGAQLLALRATLKIDDPEVRRERAGTALRALLDPLEETGLMEVTGLTREDLRKDLVDTDNPRAALARLDELEHDLEQSPSSHFYYGRWARAGQLAAMAGESRAFRQPELGGFARRWLDAEDGIWAQEPPGPRTSERLQKIDALTRDEPSPAQLQELEKLFRDILRSDGLG